The Anabaena sp. WA102 genome contains a region encoding:
- a CDS encoding GTP-binding protein — protein sequence MNTIPESIPNWEEELDNAIFTFDDIQAELNYKQAKNALRNLVNNLDLSSVEKSGLEAEIHDLETMLDKLESMVVQIAAFGMVGRGKSSLLNALVGQEVFVTGPLHGVTRDAQTVNWSISEEALGTLKVTLPSNGQSQVELIDTPGLDEVDGETRAALAEQIAKQADLILFVISGDMTKIEQIALSQLREVGKPIILVFNKVDQYPETDRITIYEKIRDDRVRELLSPAEIVMSAASPLVRMAVQNPDGTRGIKLQKGQSQVDELKLKILEILHHEGKALVALNTMLYADDVNQQLVQRKLIIREENANQLIWKAVITKALAIALNPVTVVDILSAVIIDISLILGLSKLYGIPMTETGAVKLLQKIALSMGGIGASELLANLGLSSLKTLLGISATATAGMTIGPYLSIAITQAGVAGVSSYSIGQVTKAYLANGATWGPDGPKAVVSQILSTLNETSILNRIKDELLIKVRLRKKV from the coding sequence ATGAACACTATACCTGAATCCATCCCCAATTGGGAAGAAGAATTGGATAATGCCATTTTTACCTTTGACGATATTCAAGCCGAACTTAACTACAAACAAGCCAAAAATGCACTCCGAAACTTAGTTAACAATCTTGATCTTTCCTCTGTGGAAAAATCTGGATTAGAAGCAGAAATTCATGATTTAGAAACCATGCTAGATAAACTAGAAAGCATGGTAGTTCAAATTGCCGCTTTTGGGATGGTAGGACGGGGTAAATCTTCCCTTCTCAATGCTTTAGTTGGTCAAGAAGTCTTTGTTACTGGACCTCTACATGGTGTTACTCGTGATGCACAAACAGTAAATTGGAGTATTAGTGAAGAAGCTTTAGGGACTTTAAAAGTCACATTACCCAGCAATGGTCAATCCCAAGTTGAATTAATTGATACTCCTGGATTAGATGAAGTAGACGGTGAAACTCGCGCAGCTTTAGCTGAACAAATTGCCAAGCAAGCAGATTTAATTTTATTTGTAATTTCGGGAGATATGACAAAGATTGAACAAATAGCATTATCGCAATTACGAGAAGTAGGTAAACCGATTATTTTAGTCTTTAATAAAGTTGATCAATATCCCGAAACTGACAGAATTACAATTTATGAAAAAATTCGAGATGATAGAGTGCGGGAATTACTTTCACCAGCAGAAATCGTTATGTCCGCAGCTTCACCATTAGTCAGAATGGCGGTACAAAATCCTGATGGAACTAGAGGTATAAAACTCCAAAAAGGACAATCACAAGTTGACGAATTAAAGTTGAAAATATTGGAAATTCTCCACCATGAAGGTAAGGCATTAGTAGCTTTAAATACGATGCTTTATGCTGATGATGTTAATCAGCAATTGGTACAACGTAAACTGATAATTAGAGAAGAAAATGCGAATCAGTTAATTTGGAAAGCAGTAATTACTAAAGCATTGGCGATCGCACTCAATCCTGTTACAGTAGTGGATATACTCAGTGCTGTAATTATAGATATCTCCTTAATTTTAGGCTTATCCAAGCTTTACGGTATCCCCATGACAGAAACCGGTGCAGTGAAATTACTCCAAAAAATCGCCCTGAGTATGGGTGGTATCGGTGCTAGTGAACTATTAGCAAATTTGGGTTTAAGTAGTTTAAAAACCCTACTGGGTATCTCTGCAACAGCAACCGCCGGCATGACAATTGGACCCTATTTATCCATAGCTATAACCCAAGCAGGAGTAGCTGGAGTATCTTCATACAGTATCGGTCAAGTTACCAAAGCCTATTTAGCCAATGGTGCAACCTGGGGACCAGATGGACCAAAAGCAGTAGTTAGTCAAATTCTATCAACTTTAAATGAAACTTCAATTTTGAACCGAATTAAAGATGAATTGCTGATTAAAGTTAGACTGAGGAAAAAAGTATGA
- a CDS encoding DUF29 domain-containing protein: protein MLTIDTNKTLYEQDFYLWIQTTLTLLRERKLEQLDIENLVEEIDSMGRREKKELKTRLVVLIEHLLKLQYWTEEKDYNARGWRNTVVEQRRQIAYTLADSPSLKGILDDVFLDCYTDARNDTINKYQLPPTLFPEEPSFSLVQVLNADFMP, encoded by the coding sequence ATGCTGACCATTGATACTAATAAAACACTATATGAGCAAGATTTTTATCTGTGGATACAAACTACACTTACACTTTTGAGAGAAAGAAAATTAGAGCAATTAGATATTGAGAATTTGGTTGAAGAAATTGATAGTATGGGAAGGAGGGAAAAGAAAGAACTAAAAACTCGCCTAGTTGTCCTAATTGAACATTTATTAAAACTACAATATTGGACAGAGGAAAAAGATTACAATGCTAGGGGCTGGCGTAATACTGTCGTTGAACAAAGACGACAAATAGCCTATACTCTAGCAGATAGTCCTAGTTTAAAAGGTATTTTAGATGATGTATTTCTAGATTGTTATACAGATGCTAGAAATGATACAATAAATAAATATCAACTTCCCCCAACTTTATTCCCTGAAGAACCATCTTTTTCTTTAGTTCAGGTTCTCAATGCAGATTTTATGCCCTAA
- a CDS encoding SirB1 family protein: MTFSSARQYFYQEIQQPDEDINLAKAALYIAQEEYPDIDTEEYLNAIDTMAMELEERLPSFRYPLRVIQSINQYLYEELGFDGNKLDYYDPRNSFLNDVIERKTGIPITLALVYMEVAKRIDFPMVGVGMPGHFLIRPDVEDIGIFVDAFNGGEVMFAQDCQERLSQIYQQEVTLKPEFLAVVSNRQFLTRMLTNLKYIYLQKQDLERSLRTVERILLLFPEASFELRDRGLLYYQLGQFSQAAEDLQIYLIKVPDARDGDVIRQLLAKLN; this comes from the coding sequence ATGACTTTCTCGTCAGCACGACAGTATTTTTACCAAGAGATTCAACAACCTGATGAGGATATCAATCTCGCAAAGGCAGCCTTATATATTGCCCAGGAAGAATATCCAGATATTGATACTGAAGAGTATTTAAATGCTATTGATACAATGGCAATGGAGTTAGAGGAACGTTTGCCTTCTTTTCGCTATCCTCTACGGGTTATTCAAAGTATTAATCAATATTTATACGAAGAATTGGGATTTGATGGTAATAAGCTTGATTATTATGACCCCCGCAATAGTTTTTTAAATGATGTCATTGAACGGAAAACGGGTATTCCGATTACTTTGGCACTGGTTTATATGGAGGTAGCCAAACGGATTGATTTTCCGATGGTTGGGGTAGGAATGCCGGGACATTTTTTGATTCGTCCAGACGTGGAAGATATAGGGATTTTTGTGGATGCTTTTAATGGTGGTGAGGTGATGTTTGCCCAAGACTGTCAAGAAAGACTTTCACAAATTTATCAGCAAGAAGTGACGCTCAAACCTGAATTTTTAGCGGTTGTGAGTAATCGGCAATTTTTAACACGAATGTTGACTAATTTAAAATATATTTATCTTCAAAAGCAGGATTTAGAAAGGAGTTTAAGAACGGTAGAACGGATTTTGCTGTTGTTTCCAGAAGCCAGTTTTGAATTAAGAGATCGGGGTTTATTGTATTATCAATTAGGGCAATTTTCTCAAGCGGCGGAAGACTTACAAATTTATTTAATTAAAGTTCCTGATGCTAGAGATGGAGATGTAATTCGTCAATTACTTGCTAAGTTGAATTAG
- a CDS encoding TIGR03643 family protein: protein MKLPDLDTETIDRIIEMAWEDRTPFDVIEKQFGLLEKQVIALMRREMKSSSFQMWRERVTKRKTKHLEKREFIAGRFKSQNQKT from the coding sequence ATGAAACTACCTGACTTAGATACTGAAACCATAGATCGTATTATCGAAATGGCTTGGGAAGATCGGACACCATTTGATGTGATAGAAAAACAATTTGGACTCTTAGAAAAACAGGTAATTGCTCTGATGAGAAGGGAAATGAAATCATCCAGTTTCCAAATGTGGAGAGAAAGAGTTACCAAACGTAAAACCAAACATTTAGAAAAAAGAGAATTTATTGCAGGGAGATTCAAATCCCAAAATCAAAAAACTTAA
- a CDS encoding IS4 family transposase — protein sequence MRLKNFPEVVKTILKPLPKKDYPVLDTFSFVSVWLQYVMDKSIVSMRDLFQRLNNQGIDLKISNFSKASKKRDTQVFLEIITELNNQLRKKKGKEETQALFPIDSTIITLTSKLLWSQGYHQVKLFCGLDSLTSEVGGMVIHFGQGHDHKYGQETVEAIPSKGVGIMDRGFASSERISELKQQKNKAFVLRIKNNVTLEMLENGNCKVGKDEREVEIRVVAFCDIETKSEFRLATNLLNEGEEQVSNQEIMEIYIQRWQIELLWKFLKMHLKLDRLMTKNENGIRIQIMCCLIAYLILQLIEIPPEFGKTLLDKLRYLQSYMCQEISYVHWFRKLIWIR from the coding sequence ATGCGCTTAAAGAATTTCCCAGAAGTGGTCAAAACAATATTGAAACCATTGCCCAAAAAAGATTATCCAGTTCTGGACACATTTTCATTTGTATCAGTGTGGTTACAGTATGTCATGGATAAAAGTATAGTGAGTATGAGAGATTTATTTCAAAGACTAAATAATCAAGGGATAGATTTAAAAATATCAAATTTTTCCAAGGCAAGTAAAAAGAGAGATACTCAAGTATTTTTGGAGATAATAACTGAATTAAACAATCAACTGAGAAAGAAAAAAGGAAAGGAAGAAACCCAAGCATTATTTCCTATAGATTCAACAATTATTACATTAACAAGTAAATTATTATGGAGTCAAGGATATCATCAAGTAAAACTATTTTGTGGGTTAGATAGTTTGACATCAGAAGTTGGTGGAATGGTGATTCATTTTGGGCAAGGACATGACCATAAATATGGACAAGAAACAGTAGAAGCAATTCCGTCAAAAGGAGTAGGGATAATGGATAGAGGATTTGCATCCTCCGAAAGAATATCTGAATTAAAACAACAAAAAAATAAAGCTTTTGTCTTAAGAATTAAAAATAATGTCACTTTAGAAATGCTAGAAAATGGTAATTGTAAAGTTGGCAAAGATGAAAGAGAAGTGGAAATTAGAGTAGTAGCATTTTGTGATATAGAAACTAAGAGTGAATTTCGTTTAGCAACAAACTTATTAAATGAAGGAGAAGAGCAAGTTAGTAATCAAGAGATTATGGAAATTTACATACAAAGATGGCAAATTGAATTGTTATGGAAATTCTTAAAAATGCACCTCAAGTTAGACAGACTTATGACAAAGAATGAGAATGGAATTAGAATTCAGATAATGTGCTGTTTAATCGCTTATTTGATATTGCAACTAATAGAAATACCGCCAGAATTTGGCAAAACTTTATTAGATAAACTCCGTTATCTTCAGTCCTATATGTGTCAGGAAATAAGTTATGTTCATTGGTTTAGAAAACTTATTTGGATAAGATGA
- a CDS encoding transposase yields MQVIKFAFLKKEHEKNLKIKQQQLSRKQKGSNNRNKTRKKVARVHRKITRNVE; encoded by the coding sequence TTGCAGGTTATTAAATTTGCGTTCCTAAAGAAAGAACATGAGAAGAACTTAAAAATAAAACAACAGCAATTATCCAGAAAACAAAAAGGCTCTAATAACCGCAATAAAACTAGAAAGAAAGTTGCTAGAGTCCATAGAAAGATAACCAGAAATGTTGAATAG
- a CDS encoding helix-turn-helix domain-containing protein: MLKVVKIRLYPDAQQQQSLAQAFGSCRWLWNYFLNLMNETYKETGKGLSGYEVKKIIPQLRNMN, from the coding sequence ATGTTAAAAGTTGTCAAAATCAGATTATATCCAGATGCCCAGCAGCAGCAGTCATTAGCACAAGCTTTTGGCAGTTGTCGTTGGTTATGGAACTATTTTTTGAATTTGATGAATGAAACATATAAAGAAACGGGTAAAGGACTGTCTGGATACGAAGTCAAAAAGATAATTCCTCAGCTAAGGAATATGAATTAA
- the atpD gene encoding F0F1 ATP synthase subunit beta — protein MVTTAEKTNIGYITQVIGPVVDVKFPGGKLPQIYNALTITGTNEAGQNISLTVEVQQLLGDNQVRAVAMSTTDGLVRGLEVVDTGAPITVPVGKATLGRIFNVLGEPVDQQGPVNAEAYLPIHRDAPKFTDLETKPSVFETGIKVVDLLTPYKRGGKIGLFGGAGVGKTVIMMELINNIATQHGGVSVFAGVGERTREGNDLYNEMMESGVINKDNLNESKIALVYGQMNEPPGARMRVGLSGLTMAEYFRDVNKQDVLLFVDNIFRFVQAGSEVSALLGRMPSAVGYQPTLGTDVGALQERITSTTEGSITSIQAVYVPADDLTDPAPATTFAHLDGTTVLSRGLASKGIYPAVDPLGSTSTMLQPNIVGDEHYKTARAVQSTLQRYKELQDIIAILGLDELSEEDRLIVARARKVERFLSQPFFVAEVFTGSPGKYVKLEDTIKGFQQILSGELDALPEQAFYLVGDITEAKAKAEKLKG, from the coding sequence ATGGTCACCACCGCAGAAAAAACAAACATAGGTTACATTACCCAAGTAATTGGTCCGGTTGTAGACGTTAAGTTCCCCGGCGGTAAATTACCCCAAATCTACAACGCTTTAACCATCACAGGCACAAATGAAGCTGGACAAAACATCAGCTTAACCGTTGAAGTACAGCAACTTCTAGGCGACAACCAAGTACGGGCGGTGGCTATGAGTACCACCGACGGTTTAGTTCGTGGGTTAGAAGTAGTTGATACTGGCGCTCCGATTACAGTACCCGTTGGTAAAGCCACCTTGGGACGGATTTTCAATGTTTTAGGCGAACCTGTAGATCAGCAAGGTCCCGTAAACGCCGAAGCATATCTACCTATTCACCGTGACGCTCCTAAATTCACAGATTTGGAAACCAAACCTTCTGTGTTTGAAACTGGGATTAAAGTTGTTGACTTGCTCACTCCCTACAAACGCGGTGGTAAAATCGGTCTGTTCGGCGGGGCTGGTGTTGGTAAAACCGTGATCATGATGGAATTGATCAACAACATCGCTACCCAACACGGTGGTGTGTCTGTATTTGCGGGTGTGGGTGAACGCACACGGGAAGGAAATGACCTCTACAACGAAATGATGGAATCTGGAGTTATCAATAAAGATAACCTCAACGAATCCAAAATTGCTCTAGTTTATGGTCAAATGAACGAGCCACCCGGAGCAAGAATGCGGGTTGGTTTGTCTGGTTTGACAATGGCTGAGTACTTCCGTGATGTCAACAAGCAAGACGTATTGCTATTTGTTGATAACATCTTCCGGTTCGTACAAGCTGGTTCTGAAGTATCCGCGCTATTGGGTCGGATGCCTTCTGCGGTAGGATATCAGCCTACTCTGGGTACTGACGTAGGTGCTTTGCAAGAACGGATTACCTCCACCACCGAAGGTTCTATTACTTCTATTCAAGCTGTATATGTACCTGCGGACGACTTGACTGACCCCGCACCAGCAACTACCTTTGCCCACTTGGACGGTACAACAGTATTGTCTCGTGGTTTGGCTTCTAAAGGTATCTATCCTGCGGTTGATCCTTTGGGTTCTACTTCCACCATGTTGCAACCCAACATCGTTGGTGATGAACACTACAAAACTGCACGGGCTGTACAATCCACCTTGCAACGTTATAAAGAACTCCAAGACATCATCGCCATTTTGGGTTTAGATGAATTGTCTGAGGAAGATCGTTTAATTGTGGCACGGGCGCGGAAAGTTGAACGGTTCTTGTCTCAGCCTTTCTTCGTAGCTGAAGTATTTACTGGTTCTCCTGGTAAGTATGTGAAGTTGGAAGACACCATTAAAGGATTCCAACAAATTCTTTCTGGTGAATTAGATGCTTTACCTGAGCAAGCTTTCTACTTGGTAGGCGATATCACTGAAGCTAAAGCTAAAGCTGAAAAGCTCAAGGGTTAG
- the atpC gene encoding ATP synthase F1 subunit epsilon, which translates to MTLTVRVISPDKTVWDAEADEVILPSTTGQLGILSGHAPMLTALDTGVMRVRASKNASWQAIALLGGFAEVDQDEVTILVNSAERGDKINLEEARTAFNTAQSGLNQVSADDRKAQFQATQAFKRARARFQAAGGLV; encoded by the coding sequence ATGACATTAACTGTTCGTGTAATTTCCCCAGACAAAACTGTTTGGGATGCTGAAGCTGACGAAGTAATTTTACCTAGCACTACTGGTCAGTTAGGTATTCTCAGTGGACACGCTCCCATGCTGACAGCCTTGGATACAGGCGTAATGCGTGTCCGAGCTAGTAAAAATGCTAGTTGGCAAGCGATCGCTCTTTTAGGCGGTTTTGCTGAAGTTGATCAAGATGAAGTCACAATTCTAGTCAATAGTGCTGAACGTGGCGACAAAATTAACCTTGAAGAAGCCCGCACTGCTTTTAATACAGCACAATCTGGCTTAAATCAAGTTAGCGCAGATGACCGAAAAGCACAATTCCAAGCAACACAGGCATTTAAACGCGCTCGCGCTCGTTTTCAAGCTGCTGGTGGTTTAGTGTAA
- a CDS encoding transposase, whose translation MPLEQLRQFRTSVYNILGKAKDALFDLMDAALITRSIYAFVELALSPVFRRKWSSVYEAIEDGNPPRTELMKLYIEQLNPTERIILAGDHTAWTRIDAPTLKDRTYEHQEQPMSGAKPVTLGQGYSTIAVIPEMSGSWALPLLHQRITSFENPIQKAAAQLKLICENLSMFL comes from the coding sequence ATGCCATTAGAACAGCTAAGACAATTTCGCACAAGTGTATACAATATTTTGGGCAAAGCCAAAGATGCCTTATTTGACTTGATGGATGCAGCATTAATCACCCGGAGTATTTATGCCTTCGTAGAATTAGCATTATCGCCAGTGTTTAGAAGAAAGTGGTCAAGTGTATATGAGGCAATAGAGGATGGCAATCCCCCAAGAACAGAATTAATGAAATTGTATATAGAACAACTCAATCCCACAGAAAGAATAATCTTAGCGGGAGATCATACAGCTTGGACAAGAATAGATGCACCGACGTTAAAGGATAGAACCTATGAGCATCAAGAACAACCAATGTCAGGAGCAAAACCCGTAACCTTGGGACAAGGTTACAGCACAATTGCCGTCATCCCAGAGATGTCTGGAAGTTGGGCTTTACCGCTATTACATCAACGCATTACCAGTTTTGAGAACCCAATTCAAAAAGCCGCTGCACAGCTAAAGCTGATATGCGAAAATCTATCTATGTTTCTTTAA
- a CDS encoding ISAzo13-like element transposase-related protein: protein MWQLPKSGFSIDHQLVESKAGVFKEALQALVNEIGIEIRIAHYPPYTSKYNPIEHRLFPHLSRACKGVIFDSVNTVAKLMAKATTQKGLQVFTTIIDKAYETGKKVAEGFKET, encoded by the coding sequence TTGTGGCAACTCCCAAAGAGCGGTTTTTCCATTGACCATCAATTGGTAGAGTCGAAGGCGGGTGTATTCAAAGAAGCATTACAAGCTTTGGTGAATGAAATTGGAATTGAAATTCGCATTGCTCACTATCCTCCTTATACATCTAAGTACAATCCGATTGAGCATCGGCTGTTTCCACATCTAAGTCGGGCTTGTAAAGGTGTTATTTTCGACAGTGTTAACACTGTTGCTAAACTGATGGCAAAAGCTACTACTCAGAAAGGGTTACAGGTTTTTACGACCATCATTGATAAAGCCTACGAAACCGGTAAGAAAGTTGCTGAGGGTTTTAAAGAAACATAG
- a CDS encoding NB-ARC domain-containing protein produces the protein MSMDQYFQEFLQVEADKHNLSKAEREVLVLALEGNDIAGIAEQLQVKDSAIRQRLSAVYQKFQIDGKGPVKFAKLRQFLLSQYQKHQAQNTASMSSPSVNFGEDHIYARQDWDEAPDVTIFYGRIEELATLKQWIVKDKCRLVVILSIMGGIGKNTLSAQLAKQIQNEFECVIWRSLHYAPPIQELLTDLLHSLLHQEETNIPKDIGGQISLLIEYLSQHRCLLLLNDVETVLPSSQLVRHYPQEYDGYGELLKRLGESNHNSCLVLTSREKPIEIADLAGETLPVRELYLRGLHPDDAKTFILPIKNFAVSDQNLLELIELYEGNPLALEIVVKTINKTFKGDFNNFSKHNLSLINNIINEFLESFENIYELEKNIIYSLAVNNQAVSLADLQASLVFAVDLSELHTSLNVLLQQLLIVEQDNTRVAKFTLSNRVKKYITNQFIAKSLNQIGHQKYLEGDFISAKCSLVWSLRFNSDVAAAHYNLGSTYEKLQELDRACFHYEMAKQYKSRAADAAINNLARLEIINGNSAIAIDLLLQILDRVQDTLVKYALYKNLGWAYLQQNEYTYAQNHLGKAIELDSSRPDAYYLLAQVQEALGDKKSALIVWEKGLKNDSRNKKQKKAPWRVPELDVWQSQAYQHLNLIL, from the coding sequence ATGTCAATGGACCAATATTTTCAAGAATTTTTGCAAGTTGAAGCGGATAAGCACAACCTTTCCAAGGCAGAAAGGGAAGTGTTGGTTTTGGCTTTAGAAGGTAACGATATTGCAGGAATCGCAGAGCAGCTTCAAGTCAAAGATTCAGCTATCCGCCAGCGATTAAGTGCAGTGTATCAAAAGTTTCAGATTGACGGAAAAGGACCAGTCAAGTTTGCCAAGCTCCGGCAGTTTTTACTCTCACAATATCAAAAACACCAAGCTCAAAATACTGCCAGTATGTCTTCTCCCTCGGTCAACTTCGGTGAAGATCACATCTATGCACGCCAAGATTGGGACGAAGCACCAGATGTTACTATTTTCTACGGACGTATTGAAGAACTGGCTACTTTAAAGCAATGGATTGTCAAAGACAAGTGCCGACTAGTAGTAATCCTGAGTATCATGGGTGGTATTGGCAAAAATACTCTGTCAGCGCAGTTGGCTAAACAAATCCAGAATGAGTTTGAGTGCGTCATTTGGCGATCGCTCCACTATGCTCCACCCATCCAAGAATTATTAACTGACCTGCTCCACTCCCTGTTGCACCAAGAAGAAACCAACATACCAAAAGATATCGGTGGGCAAATCTCTTTACTGATTGAGTATCTATCCCAACACCGCTGTCTACTGTTGCTAAATGATGTAGAAACTGTTCTGCCTAGTAGCCAGTTAGTTCGACATTATCCACAGGAATATGATGGCTATGGAGAGTTATTAAAACGCTTAGGAGAATCAAATCATAATAGCTGCTTAGTGCTGACCAGTCGGGAAAAACCAATAGAAATTGCTGACTTAGCTGGAGAAACACTACCTGTGAGGGAATTGTATTTGAGAGGCTTGCATCCAGATGATGCTAAAACTTTTATTTTGCCAATCAAAAATTTTGCAGTTTCTGACCAAAATTTATTAGAATTAATTGAATTATATGAAGGTAATCCTTTAGCTTTAGAAATAGTCGTCAAAACTATTAACAAAACATTTAAAGGTGACTTTAATAATTTTTCAAAGCACAACTTATCATTGATAAATAATATTATCAATGAATTTTTAGAATCTTTTGAAAACATTTATGAGTTAGAAAAAAATATTATTTACTCGTTAGCGGTAAACAACCAGGCAGTATCTCTTGCCGATTTACAAGCAAGTCTAGTCTTTGCAGTAGATTTATCGGAATTACATACATCGTTGAATGTACTCTTACAGCAATTACTTATTGTTGAACAAGATAATACAAGAGTCGCTAAATTTACTTTAAGCAATAGAGTAAAAAAATACATTACTAATCAATTTATTGCTAAGTCTTTAAACCAGATAGGTCATCAAAAATACCTGGAAGGTGATTTTATTAGCGCCAAGTGTTCTTTAGTGTGGTCACTCAGATTTAATTCGGATGTTGCAGCCGCACATTATAACTTGGGGTCAACTTATGAAAAGCTACAAGAGTTGGATCGTGCGTGTTTCCACTACGAAATGGCTAAACAGTATAAATCTCGTGCTGCTGATGCAGCTATCAATAATTTAGCACGATTAGAAATTATCAATGGAAATAGTGCCATTGCTATTGACTTGCTTTTACAAATTTTAGATCGTGTACAGGATACTTTAGTGAAATATGCCTTGTACAAAAACCTTGGCTGGGCATATCTCCAACAAAATGAATACACTTATGCTCAAAATCACCTTGGTAAAGCAATTGAATTAGATAGTTCCCGTCCTGATGCCTATTATTTATTGGCACAGGTACAGGAAGCTTTAGGAGATAAGAAAAGTGCTTTGATTGTATGGGAAAAAGGTCTCAAAAATGACTCCAGAAACAAAAAACAAAAAAAAGCACCTTGGAGAGTTCCTGAATTAGATGTTTGGCAATCTCAAGCATATCAGCACCTCAATTTAATACTGTAG
- a CDS encoding methyltransferase family protein → MNDSVFFLYICNFLLIGGLPIIFFKPGQKNIRWLVTALPFFVSALLLIAGYVGVVSSFQYQSYWPMQTDIIATALAISSNSLIAYTIGTHRVPLNLWHQDNDQSDHIVTYGPYEKIRHPFYTSFILSLIGTFVFFPHIISLLMLVYGIVGLILTAQREERNLQKQDGYYRQYMKRTGRFTPKYFTSKSDINNITSDEISNQ, encoded by the coding sequence ATGAATGATAGTGTCTTTTTTCTGTATATCTGCAATTTCCTATTGATTGGTGGATTACCAATCATCTTCTTTAAGCCAGGACAGAAAAATATTCGGTGGTTAGTTACAGCTTTACCTTTTTTTGTTTCTGCTTTGCTTTTGATTGCGGGTTATGTTGGGGTAGTTTCATCTTTCCAATACCAAAGTTATTGGCCAATGCAGACTGATATTATAGCTACTGCATTAGCTATTAGTTCAAATTCTCTCATAGCCTATACAATTGGCACTCACAGAGTACCCCTCAATTTATGGCATCAGGATAATGATCAATCAGATCATATTGTGACTTACGGACCGTATGAAAAAATCCGTCATCCTTTTTACACTTCTTTTATCCTATCTTTAATTGGGACATTCGTTTTTTTTCCTCATATTATTAGCTTGCTGATGTTAGTTTATGGAATAGTAGGACTAATATTAACAGCACAGCGAGAAGAGAGAAACTTACAGAAACAAGACGGATATTATCGACAATACATGAAAAGGACAGGGAGATTCACACCAAAATACTTTACTTCTAAATCAGATATAAACAACATCACTAGTGATGAGATAAGCAACCAATGA